One segment of Bacteroidales bacterium DNA contains the following:
- a CDS encoding gliding motility-associated C-terminal domain-containing protein — MKFIKCIFIQFSFIVLISDCIHAQIQLSFTSQINTICNGDPCNYSGPSILINEVMLTPSSHDGSIYGTGPGQDSTTQGWGEWIELYNPDVCKPVDISCYYLGNNAYDNMTSDYGGGFRIPANTIVPPGGFVVIRGIHADNIPPNLLVQNGGKTIEIIVDNTNGNVCLGGGYRLWFPNAGGWFAFYNNFGVPQDAISWASQTNSCMSCTPCIPSYSGCNNATSLSSYNNIPTDRITYITSDNPSDYEGESWRRIPDGAAWSSSASNPTIGNCNAACNPIPVSSCNGQATVNVTGGTPPYTYLWDDPVATDSSTATKLCEGHYCVTVKDANNNTVVGCIDIINFKPDATFDILPATCINSNPVNLSQYVSPDDGIFSGTGISGTSFNPVNAGEGTHEVTYIYSDLYTCTDTVSQSITVYANPTASLNIINDILCYEDKTGALSVTSLSGFPPYRYLWNNGEISNTISNLAAGEYSVTITDSLGCENSYSITLSEPIALTPSAEVISNASEEMTNDGIASASATGGTSPYSYQWDSGQNTSYINHLAIGTYVVTVTDKNGCNDTTSVNIKIKEFSTLYIPNAFTPDGDGINDVFTPQGTNIEADSFGMYIFNRWGNLVFHTTKWMETSAEPWNGTFNNAGSIEDVIPGTYVYLIEVKKLDERFQQYVGEIIVIK; from the coding sequence ATGAAATTCATTAAGTGCATTTTCATACAATTCTCATTTATAGTACTTATAAGTGATTGTATTCATGCTCAGATACAACTTTCTTTTACTTCGCAAATAAATACAATTTGCAATGGTGATCCTTGTAATTATAGCGGACCTTCTATTTTAATTAATGAAGTTATGTTAACACCATCAAGTCATGATGGTTCTATATATGGAACAGGTCCTGGTCAGGATTCAACAACCCAAGGTTGGGGCGAATGGATTGAATTATACAATCCAGATGTTTGCAAACCTGTTGATATTTCATGTTATTATCTTGGTAATAATGCTTATGATAATATGACGTCCGATTATGGAGGAGGTTTTAGGATTCCTGCAAATACAATTGTTCCTCCTGGAGGTTTTGTCGTAATCAGAGGAATTCATGCTGATAATATTCCACCGAATTTACTTGTTCAAAATGGCGGTAAAACTATTGAAATTATTGTTGATAATACAAATGGGAATGTTTGTCTTGGTGGAGGCTATCGATTATGGTTTCCGAATGCAGGTGGATGGTTTGCTTTTTACAATAATTTTGGTGTTCCACAAGATGCAATATCATGGGCAAGTCAAACAAACTCATGTATGTCGTGTACACCTTGCATTCCTTCGTATTCAGGGTGTAACAATGCTACTTCGTTATCATCTTATAATAATATTCCTACAGATAGAATAACTTATATCACATCTGATAATCCATCAGATTATGAGGGGGAATCATGGAGAAGGATTCCGGATGGAGCTGCATGGAGTAGTTCTGCATCAAACCCAACTATAGGGAATTGTAATGCTGCATGCAACCCAATTCCCGTTTCTTCTTGCAATGGACAAGCTACAGTTAATGTTACAGGCGGAACGCCACCTTATACTTATTTATGGGACGATCCTGTAGCAACAGATTCTTCAACAGCTACTAAACTATGCGAAGGTCATTATTGTGTTACTGTTAAAGATGCAAATAACAATACAGTCGTAGGTTGTATTGATATAATTAATTTCAAACCAGATGCTACTTTTGATATTTTACCTGCAACATGCATTAATTCAAATCCAGTGAATTTATCACAATATGTTTCTCCTGATGATGGTATATTTTCAGGTACAGGAATTTCGGGTACGAGTTTTAATCCTGTTAATGCCGGTGAGGGAACACATGAGGTAACTTATATATATTCAGATTTATATACATGCACTGATACTGTATCGCAATCAATAACAGTTTATGCAAATCCTACAGCTTCGTTAAATATTATTAATGATATTTTATGTTATGAAGATAAAACAGGTGCATTATCAGTTACTTCATTAAGTGGTTTTCCTCCATACCGGTATTTATGGAATAATGGCGAAATATCAAATACCATAAGTAATCTTGCAGCCGGTGAATATAGCGTAACCATTACTGATAGTTTGGGATGTGAAAATTCATATTCCATTACCCTATCCGAACCAATTGCGTTAACACCTTCGGCAGAAGTGATTTCAAATGCTTCAGAAGAAATGACTAACGATGGCATAGCCAGTGCTTCTGCAACTGGTGGTACTTCACCATATTCATATCAATGGGATTCAGGTCAAAATACATCTTACATTAATCATTTAGCTATTGGAACATATGTAGTTACCGTTACAGACAAAAATGGTTGTAATGATACGACTTCTGTTAATATAAAGATAAAAGAATTTTCCACTTTATATATTCCAAATGCTTTTACGCCCGATGGTGATGGTATTAATGATGTATTTACGCCCCAGGGAACCAATATTGAAGCTGATTCGTTCGGAATGTATATTTTTAACCGATGGGGAAACCTGGTTTTTCATACCACAAAATGGATGGAGACTTCTGCTGAACCTTGGAATGGAACATTCAATAATGCCGGCTCAATTGAAGATGTTATACCGGGTACTTATGTATATTTAATTGAAGTAAAGAAGCTGGATGAACGCTTCCAGCAATATGTTGGGGAAATTATTGTTATAAAATAA
- a CDS encoding Smr/MutS family protein: MSHLTLDLHEIYNKGYLIDKALNDIINEAIECKIRTIEIIPGKGSGQLKKKVLRFLDKPEIKKLYHRIEKDSKNFGKIYVYFKF, encoded by the coding sequence ATGAGCCATCTGACACTTGATCTTCATGAAATCTATAATAAAGGGTATTTGATTGACAAAGCCCTTAATGATATTATTAATGAAGCCATTGAATGCAAAATCCGAACTATTGAAATTATTCCGGGAAAAGGAAGCGGACAATTAAAGAAAAAAGTTTTGCGTTTTCTTGATAAACCGGAAATAAAAAAATTATATCATCGTATTGAAAAGGATAGTAAGAATTTTGGAAAGATATATGTTTACTTTAAATTTTAA
- a CDS encoding YqaE/Pmp3 family membrane protein: protein MKNKLFLLSAMAGILLASCGITKDGDFNARKYTKFHKGNTQVVINSVKTETQPSINKNVLTEKQTIAVNETQPVSKEIKTEINRKEKEPVKENLFASNNFKSSAKGNNEQVQKHDIKIKGFSKYVLRRLVDKPNTTSVSGGGVNIIVLVILSIILPPLAVYLARGIGNEFWLDLILTLLFWVPGVIYALLISFDVI from the coding sequence ATGAAAAACAAATTATTCTTATTATCAGCAATGGCAGGTATTTTACTAGCATCCTGCGGAATCACAAAAGATGGCGATTTTAATGCAAGAAAATATACCAAATTCCATAAAGGAAATACACAGGTTGTAATTAATTCTGTTAAAACCGAAACACAACCTAGTATTAATAAGAATGTATTAACAGAAAAACAAACGATTGCTGTAAATGAAACACAGCCTGTTTCAAAAGAAATTAAAACAGAAATAAATCGCAAGGAAAAAGAACCAGTTAAAGAAAATTTATTCGCTTCAAATAATTTTAAATCTTCAGCAAAAGGAAATAACGAACAGGTTCAAAAACATGACATTAAAATTAAAGGCTTTTCGAAATATGTTTTAAGACGCCTGGTTGATAAACCAAATACTACATCTGTGTCAGGTGGGGGCGTAAATATTATTGTGCTTGTTATTTTATCAATTATTTTACCTCCATTAGCTGTTTATTTAGCTAGAGGAATAGGAAATGAATTTTGGTTAGATTTAATCTTAACATTGTTGTTCTGGGTTCCGGGAGTTATCTATGCTTTATTAATTTCTTTTGATGTAATTTAA
- a CDS encoding OmpA family protein: protein MIRIIRILFVAFLFTSIFSSCIVGKKKYEDLQSQKLKVDDQNTELTNKLTIMNTKFDSLLNKYKELEKKQKELTETSATEQEKLNTELKAKIKLLEESNKKIAELQALIDKQKKASKDLLDKIKTALLGFTKDELTVEMKDGKVYVSLSEKLLFKSGSAVVDKKGKEALAKVGEVLAKQKDVDIVIEGHTDNVPLNGEVIKDNWDLSVLRATAIVRILTEDYKVDSKQIIPSGRADNVPVADNSTKEGKAKNRRTEIILSPKISDLIKLLDINN from the coding sequence ATGATAAGGATTATTAGAATTTTATTTGTTGCTTTTCTTTTTACTTCTATATTTTCATCGTGTATCGTTGGTAAAAAGAAATATGAAGACTTGCAGTCACAGAAGCTTAAGGTCGATGACCAAAACACGGAACTGACCAACAAGCTGACTATCATGAATACTAAATTCGACAGCCTTTTGAATAAATATAAAGAGCTTGAGAAAAAACAAAAAGAACTTACTGAAACCAGCGCTACTGAACAGGAAAAACTTAATACCGAACTAAAAGCAAAAATTAAATTACTTGAAGAAAGCAATAAAAAAATTGCGGAACTCCAGGCTTTGATTGACAAACAGAAGAAAGCAAGCAAAGACTTGCTCGATAAAATTAAAACTGCATTGTTAGGTTTTACAAAAGATGAACTTACAGTAGAAATGAAAGATGGTAAAGTTTATGTATCCTTATCCGAAAAATTATTATTCAAATCAGGAAGTGCTGTGGTTGATAAGAAAGGGAAGGAGGCGTTGGCTAAAGTAGGAGAGGTGCTTGCCAAACAAAAAGATGTGGATATCGTAATTGAAGGTCATACTGATAATGTACCTTTAAACGGTGAAGTGATAAAAGACAATTGGGATTTGAGCGTACTGCGTGCAACGGCCATAGTGCGTATTTTAACCGAAGATTACAAAGTTGATTCGAAACAAATCATTCCTTCCGGTCGAGCAGATAACGTTCCTGTGGCTGATAATTCAACAAAAGAAGGAAAAGCAAAAAACAGAAGAACAGAAATTATTTTGTCTCCCAAAATTTCTGATTTAATAAAACTTTTAGATATCAATAACTAA
- a CDS encoding thioredoxin family protein, whose product MKKIFQLFLILCILAATAHAQEATNKIYNPNADAKSDIAKAVASADSAGKHVLLQIGGNWCPWCIKFNNFCKNNSSVDSVLQKNYVVLHVNYSKENKNLEVLKSLGFPQRFGFPVLVVLDNKGNRLHFQDSGFLELGDNYDKSKVLTFLKCWTPSALNPENYEK is encoded by the coding sequence ATGAAAAAGATATTCCAACTGTTTTTAATTTTATGTATCCTTGCAGCAACTGCACATGCACAGGAAGCTACAAATAAAATTTATAATCCTAATGCCGATGCAAAATCGGATATTGCCAAAGCTGTTGCATCAGCTGATTCTGCTGGAAAACATGTGCTCCTTCAGATTGGTGGCAACTGGTGCCCGTGGTGTATAAAGTTCAATAATTTTTGCAAGAACAATTCGAGTGTTGATTCGGTACTTCAAAAAAATTATGTTGTACTTCATGTCAATTACAGTAAAGAAAATAAAAACCTTGAAGTATTAAAATCACTTGGATTCCCACAGCGTTTTGGATTTCCTGTATTAGTTGTTCTTGACAACAAAGGAAACCGACTACATTTTCAGGATTCAGGTTTTCTGGAACTTGGCGATAATTATGATAAATCAAAAGTATTGACTTTTTTAAAATGTTGGACACCTTCTGCGCTTAACCCTGAAAATTATGAAAAATAG
- a CDS encoding T9SS type A sorting domain-containing protein, translated as MKKLIFTILFFHFCYIIYSQSEWKIYCNGEIINSLSQDSVNIIAGTAGGGMVIVNKTTLSPTFIKKGANSIPSNQVNFVAGSLYSEKKWAATNKGFSFYLPDSNKWVLYNHDNIPEIPLNRVTSVAGTNTDIFIGCDSYFDDFLNSWVYGGIARYNNTHGWTSDFGASDIHSIRVRCLAISPNNDKLFVGTMFGNAPPSGGFSYYNIPDSTWTHVYTGNSLLPSDDINYIYFDSWNSSVIVCTEDGLAEHIGWDTLNEMNHWTVLDTSNSNLPDNHVTCVASQYTTTPVHQYWWVGTRFGGLFKRDTYDGSWAVYDTSNSNIGSNNITSICVEYENPEIVWIGTDNGLYRFDQTTFTKATTSEWPIPSNYINDIEISNSNTKWIATSNSLTKLDNSNWTVYNPENSGLKYYGVYSVYLQNNDLWIGSSNIIDGPLCKFDGTNWKYFLGNYSFLHSVYDITSDANGDRWIASDYGVFKNIDTNFVNWNATTNYPAALPSNYVTSIISDKDNVTWISTNNGLANNSVYWPWEVYSPANSQIPSYTTYAVIQDDSSFFWIATDKGLAKYDSPNNIWTLYDTNSVNFPSMTIYDVDYEGDSLIWIASRRGFSSLDRVTNQWTNYNSDNSELTEDIINKIKVDPWGNKWICTKAGGLLEFKKGGIASGITEFNSSNNDFNIIAYPNPANDRIFVHIINSIKGDVTIKIFTTNGQIIRKYKQTVNTSQDIEIDTTNLDNGIYFLSISNNKDINISHRFVINK; from the coding sequence ATGAAAAAGCTGATTTTTACTATTTTATTTTTTCATTTCTGTTACATTATTTATTCACAGTCCGAATGGAAAATATATTGTAATGGCGAAATAATTAACTCTCTTTCGCAGGATTCTGTCAATATTATTGCAGGAACAGCCGGAGGCGGGATGGTTATTGTAAATAAAACCACGCTTTCTCCAACATTTATAAAGAAAGGAGCAAATTCAATACCTTCTAACCAGGTTAATTTTGTTGCAGGATCGTTATACTCTGAAAAAAAATGGGCAGCTACAAATAAAGGATTTTCATTTTATTTGCCTGATAGTAATAAATGGGTTTTATACAATCACGACAATATACCTGAAATACCCCTAAACAGAGTTACGAGTGTTGCCGGAACTAATACTGATATTTTCATTGGTTGTGATTCATATTTCGATGATTTTTTAAACTCATGGGTGTATGGCGGAATTGCCAGGTATAACAACACACATGGATGGACATCTGATTTTGGGGCAAGTGATATACATAGCATACGTGTACGATGTCTTGCAATTTCTCCAAATAATGATAAACTATTTGTAGGTACAATGTTTGGAAATGCGCCACCAAGCGGCGGATTCAGTTATTATAATATACCTGACAGTACCTGGACTCATGTTTATACCGGTAATTCATTACTTCCAAGTGATGACATAAATTATATTTATTTTGATTCATGGAATTCATCTGTTATCGTTTGCACTGAAGATGGATTGGCAGAACATATTGGATGGGATACTTTGAATGAAATGAACCACTGGACTGTTCTTGATACTTCTAATTCAAATCTCCCCGACAACCATGTAACTTGTGTGGCTTCTCAATATACAACAACCCCTGTGCATCAATATTGGTGGGTTGGAACTCGTTTCGGTGGATTATTTAAGCGGGATACTTATGATGGTAGCTGGGCTGTTTACGATACATCAAATTCAAATATAGGCAGCAACAATATTACAAGCATTTGCGTTGAATATGAAAATCCTGAAATCGTTTGGATAGGCACAGATAACGGGCTATACCGTTTCGATCAAACTACATTTACAAAAGCAACAACCTCGGAATGGCCTATCCCTTCAAATTATATTAATGATATTGAAATAAGTAATTCTAATACAAAATGGATAGCAACATCAAATAGCCTGACTAAATTAGATAATTCAAACTGGACCGTTTATAATCCGGAAAACTCCGGGTTAAAATATTATGGAGTATATTCAGTTTATCTTCAGAACAATGATTTGTGGATAGGTAGCTCAAATATTATTGATGGTCCGCTTTGTAAATTTGATGGAACAAATTGGAAATATTTCCTTGGTAATTATTCTTTTTTACATTCTGTTTATGATATAACATCTGATGCAAACGGCGACAGATGGATTGCCAGCGACTATGGGGTTTTTAAAAATATCGACACTAATTTTGTTAACTGGAATGCAACAACCAATTATCCTGCAGCTTTGCCATCGAATTATGTTACCTCAATCATTTCTGATAAAGATAATGTTACCTGGATTTCTACAAATAATGGTCTGGCAAATAATTCTGTTTATTGGCCGTGGGAAGTATATAGTCCTGCAAATTCTCAAATACCTTCATATACTACTTATGCAGTGATTCAGGATGATAGCAGTTTTTTCTGGATTGCTACTGATAAAGGACTTGCAAAATATGATTCCCCTAATAATATATGGACATTATATGACACAAACTCTGTAAACTTTCCTTCAATGACAATATACGATGTGGATTATGAAGGTGATTCATTAATATGGATAGCTTCCCGCAGAGGTTTTTCGTCATTGGACAGGGTTACTAATCAATGGACCAATTATAATTCTGATAACTCAGAACTGACAGAAGATATTATTAATAAAATTAAAGTTGATCCATGGGGAAATAAATGGATATGTACAAAAGCTGGCGGTCTGCTTGAATTTAAAAAAGGAGGTATTGCATCAGGAATAACAGAATTCAATTCTTCAAATAATGATTTTAATATTATTGCATATCCAAATCCAGCTAACGACAGGATTTTTGTTCATATTATAAATAGTATTAAAGGAGATGTAACAATAAAAATTTTCACAACAAATGGACAAATAATTAGAAAGTATAAACAAACTGTAAATACCTCTCAAGATATTGAAATTGATACGACGAACCTTGATAATGGAATTTATTTTTTAAGTATATCCAATAATAAGGATATAAATATTTCTCATCGGTTTGTTATTAACAAGTGA